The DNA window ATACTGTTTCGATAAAGTGGCCTTGTTTAAGGCGCTTGGGGAGATTAGTCCCGCCAATGCCCAGGGTGAGTACTACCTGACGGATGTGCTGAGCGTGCTACGGGGAGCTGGCCAGAAGGTGGGAGCCGTAGTGGCGGCAGATCCCCGGGAGACCTACGGGATCAACAGTCGTGTTCAACTGGCAGAGGCCGAAAAGATCTTGCGTTACCGTAAACTGGTTAGGTTGATGGAGGCTGGCGTAACGATTATTGATCCGGCGACAACTTTTATTGATGATGAGGTGGAAATTGAGCCAGATACGATTATTTATCCCAACACCATTATTGAGAGGGGCACCCGGATTGGGTGCGAGTGCGTGATTGGGCCAGGGACCAGGATTGTTGAGTCGCGGATCGGTAACCGGGTGGAGATTCAAAATTCGGTTTTGTTGAAAAGCCTGGTGGGGGATGAGTGCACTATTGGTCCGTTTGCCTATTTGCGGCCAGGGACCGAACTGGCCGGCAAGAACCGGGTGGGGGATTTTGTGGAGATCAAGAATTCAAAGGTTGGCGAAGGAAGCAAGATTCCGCACCTGGCCTATGTAGGTGACGCAACCGTTGGTCGAAACGTGAACATCGGGTGCGGGACGATTACCTGTAATTACGATGGTGTACGTAAGTGGCCGACCAGAATCGGTGACGGAGCCTTCATAGGCAGTAACACCAATCTGGTTGCCCCGGTGGAGATTGGGGCTAACGCTGTTACCGGTGCTGGTTCAACCATCACTAAAGATGTTCCCGCGGATTCTCTGGCTGTCGAGCGCAGCCGACAGACGGTTATACGTGATTGGGTGAAAAAGAAAAGAACGGATCGCTCCGCGCAGCATGATTGATTCAGAAATGTTCTTGTCGAAAAAGAGGGAATTGGCCCTCGAGAGAGAATCATTCTGAGGTTAAGTTTTTATCCAGTAGGAGGGTGCACATGTCCGGGGCGAATATGAGATTGAAGTTATTTACCGGAAACGCCAATGTAGCCTTAGCCGAAGAAATTGCCGAATACCTTGGAGTGTACGTGGGAGCGGCCAAAGTTAGCCGTTTTTCTGATGGGGAAATCTGTGTCGCGATCGATGAAAGCGTCCGCGGGGTTGATGTCTTTGTGGTGCAACCGACTTGCCCCCCAACCAATGAACATCTCATGGAACTCTTGATTATGATTGACGCCATTCGGCGCGCATCGGCAGCCAGAATCAACGCGGTTATTCCTTACTACGGTTACGGCCGACAGGATCGAAAAACTAGAGCACGCGACCCGATCACGGCCAAGCTGGTGGCTAATTTGATCACCGGAGCGGGAGCCAACCGGGTGATCACGATGGACCTGCACGCGGGGCAGATTCAGGGGTTTTACGATATTCCTGTTGACCACCTACCCGGCGTACCAATTTTGGCCGAATACTTCCGCAATAAGAACTTGGAAGATGTGGTGGTTTTGTCGCCTGACGTGGGGGGAGTGACCAGAGCCCGCGACCTGGCGGAGCGGATCGAGGCCCCGATCGCGATCATTGACAAACGCCGTCCCGAGCCAAATGTCTCCGAAGTCATGAACGTAATCGGGACGGTCAAAGACAAGACGGTCATCATTATTGACGATATTATCGATACCGCGGGGACGATTACCCAGGGGGCGCAGGAAATGATGGAACGGGGAGCCAGGGAGGTCTATGCCTGCTGCACCCACGCTGTTCTCTCGGGTAAAGCGGTGGAAAGACTGGAGAAATCGGTCTTAAAAGAGGTTGTCATCACCAACACCATTCCCTTACCGCCAGAAAAACGGATTGATAAGATCAAGGTCCTCTCAATAGCGCCACTGTTGGGGGAAGCGATTATTCGCATCCATGAGGACCTGTCGGTGAGTAAGCTGTTTGATTGATAATAAAAACCCCTCGCCGCGGTAAATGGTTGACGAGGGGTTTTGTACTATTTCGGCAGTTCTTCTGTTTTAGATGACGTTGCTTCCTCCGCAGGAGTTTCATTTTCATTTGCGGGTGATTTACTATCGACGGTGGGTGGAGTAACTTGAATTACTTCCTGGGCCGGTGGCGGCCCAGGCGTGGTCAATTCCTCTGCCGGCAACTGTCCGGCTTGGTCACAAGCGGTTTTCCCTGCACGTTTCGGTAGCCATCCTTTGCTGATGGCCTCCCCCAGGTTTTTGCTCTTGCGCCGGGTTGCCTCCAGCAGATGTGAAGACCCTTCTTTCAGGCTTTTCCAAGTTTCGGGCAGGCCGGCTTCGACTCGAACCAACTTCGCTCCAGCTTCGGCTTTGGCAATGAGCACATCTTTACCGACAGTCTTTATTTCTTCGGCCGGTAAGTAGGCTTTCCCTTTGACCAGGCTATCCAGGAATTTACCCCCGATTTCGAAGGAAATGATCTTGCCATTGGTCGGTTCAACCAGATATTCTTCAACTACTCCCAGGGCAAGGCCAGTTTCATCGATGACTTTGGTCCCGACCAGTTCGATCTTGTCTTTGATCAACTGCATAATCTGTGGCAAATTAGCGGGCTTTTCTGCACTGCCGCTTTTTTCAATGATAATGGCGTCTTCGCCAATGCTTTTAACTCGTGTGTACGGGATTACCTTCTGCTCTTTAAACAAGCCTTTTGGTTCAACTAAAAGGGCTACCACTTCCAGGGTGGCTGCGTTGACGACCAGATTCTTAACATAGCCGATTTGCTGACCTTCTTCGACACTTACGATCGGCATGGAGAAAAATCTACGGCTTCGTTTGACGCTGCTCACTTCCTTTCCCTCCCTTTCCCAATTGTCCCAGTTTTCATACTCAATAATATTCACTTTTCAGGTTTGATATGCCAAATATTGCGGCTAGATAATTTCGGTCGCGTGCCACCAAGGATAAATGCTTGTGTAAATCAAAGGTACAGCGCTGGCTGTACTTTATTCATGCGCAAATCAATTTGAGCTTGTCACCTGGGGTTGATCAGACCTACAATATCATTGGGTATTGTTGAGATTATCAAGCGCTTGGGGGGAGCCAGCCGTGGATTTTGGATGGGCTAGGAGGTTGTTTGGAACAAATAAGAGCGGGCGGGAGCACAAATTAATCATTGGGCTGGGTAACCCCGGTGAAGAGTATAGCCGGACACGGCATAATTTAGGTTTTATGGCCATTGACCATCTGTCGTCCCAGTGGGGAATCCCAGTCCGGAAAAGTAAGTATCAGGCGTTATGGGGCGAGGGAAGAGTTGGGGTAGCCAAGGTTGTCTTGATCAAGCCCCAAACGTTTATGAACCTGAGCGGGCAGGCGGTCAAGGGGTTTGTTCAAGCCTATCAGTTGACCCCGCAGGACATCTTGGTGATCTACGATGATCTGGATTTGCCGGTTGGCCGAATTCGGCTCAGAGCCCGGGGCGGAGCCGGCGGACACCGGGGGCTCCAGTCAATTATTCAACTGCTTGGTACAGATCAATTCAGCCGGATCAGAATCGGTATCGGTCGACCACCGAGCAAAACAGAGACAGTTGACTACGTCCTGCACCCCTTTTTACCAGCGGAGCAGGAAGTCATTGATAATATTCTCAGCAATATACACGAGGTGGTTGAAACCTGGCTGGAGCAGGGGATTGAGGTAGCCATGAATCAATACAATGCTGAAGAGTAGTTATCGAAAACCTCGGTCATCCGAGGTTTTTGTTTGTA is part of the Bacillota bacterium genome and encodes:
- the glmU gene encoding bifunctional UDP-N-acetylglucosamine diphosphorylase/glucosamine-1-phosphate N-acetyltransferase GlmU encodes the protein MQGVVAVILAAGKGTRMKSRLPKVLHQVAGKPMVRHVLEAVQSLGINQQILVIGHEAELVKAALGEQVRYAIQAEQLGTGHAVMQAQPLIGEEIKTVLVLCGDTPLLRAETLAILLAEHQQTGAAATVLTANLTDPSGYGRIIRDAQGLVERIVEEKDASAEEKRVQEINTGTYCFDKVALFKALGEISPANAQGEYYLTDVLSVLRGAGQKVGAVVAADPRETYGINSRVQLAEAEKILRYRKLVRLMEAGVTIIDPATTFIDDEVEIEPDTIIYPNTIIERGTRIGCECVIGPGTRIVESRIGNRVEIQNSVLLKSLVGDECTIGPFAYLRPGTELAGKNRVGDFVEIKNSKVGEGSKIPHLAYVGDATVGRNVNIGCGTITCNYDGVRKWPTRIGDGAFIGSNTNLVAPVEIGANAVTGAGSTITKDVPADSLAVERSRQTVIRDWVKKKRTDRSAQHD
- a CDS encoding ribose-phosphate pyrophosphokinase, whose translation is MSGANMRLKLFTGNANVALAEEIAEYLGVYVGAAKVSRFSDGEICVAIDESVRGVDVFVVQPTCPPTNEHLMELLIMIDAIRRASAARINAVIPYYGYGRQDRKTRARDPITAKLVANLITGAGANRVITMDLHAGQIQGFYDIPVDHLPGVPILAEYFRNKNLEDVVVLSPDVGGVTRARDLAERIEAPIAIIDKRRPEPNVSEVMNVIGTVKDKTVIIIDDIIDTAGTITQGAQEMMERGAREVYACCTHAVLSGKAVERLEKSVLKEVVITNTIPLPPEKRIDKIKVLSIAPLLGEAIIRIHEDLSVSKLFD
- a CDS encoding photosystem reaction center subunit H; protein product: MSSVKRSRRFFSMPIVSVEEGQQIGYVKNLVVNAATLEVVALLVEPKGLFKEQKVIPYTRVKSIGEDAIIIEKSGSAEKPANLPQIMQLIKDKIELVGTKVIDETGLALGVVEEYLVEPTNGKIISFEIGGKFLDSLVKGKAYLPAEEIKTVGKDVLIAKAEAGAKLVRVEAGLPETWKSLKEGSSHLLEATRRKSKNLGEAISKGWLPKRAGKTACDQAGQLPAEELTTPGPPPAQEVIQVTPPTVDSKSPANENETPAEEATSSKTEELPK
- a CDS encoding aminoacyl-tRNA hydrolase — protein: MFGTNKSGREHKLIIGLGNPGEEYSRTRHNLGFMAIDHLSSQWGIPVRKSKYQALWGEGRVGVAKVVLIKPQTFMNLSGQAVKGFVQAYQLTPQDILVIYDDLDLPVGRIRLRARGGAGGHRGLQSIIQLLGTDQFSRIRIGIGRPPSKTETVDYVLHPFLPAEQEVIDNILSNIHEVVETWLEQGIEVAMNQYNAEE